The genomic DNA ATTTTTTAAAGCGTTCCAAGACTGTAGAAATTGTTGCTTATTCACTTTTACCTGTTTTCTACCTGATAAAGGATCATTCAAATAAACAAACGATGGATCATAGCCAACTAAAACGACCGCATGAAGATCAAGAGGTGTAACTATTTTTTTATTGCCATGCATCCAAGATTCTGGACGGTCTGGTAAACGGTAATCACCTGTTGTCCACACTACAACAGGAAAGCCCTTTGCAACATGAGCTTCGATTTCATGAAACGGTCTATTAGTAAGATTGACGGCTTTCCCTGGCAGGTAAGTATTAATTAAGTCGATCATTGGTCCATCAAAGACTGCATATCCAGCTTTTCTCCCAGTCATATCACCAACAAATCCTACATCTGGATCTCCCCAACGAATAATATCACCATTTTGTTTTACCAAGGGATCATTGTCTTTTTTTATTTTATTATATAGATCCATTTTATTTGTATTCACTCCAGCAAATTGCAGCATCATGGCGAGGCTTGTAACCTCACAACCATACCTTAATTCTGGATTTTGATGGATCAAAGGAACATCTAGCAATGCGTTGCTTTGTGCGAATGTTGAAAAAGGTATGCTCATCACAAAAAGAATGGATAGAAACAATGTTTTTATTTTCATTTGGTACCTTCCTTTCGGTGGTTAAGTTTAGAATGCAAAAAAGGAAAGGTAAATATAAGATAAGGTTTTTGGAAGAGGTTCATGGAAAAGGAATATTAAGCCTTTTTATGGTATAATCAATGAAATGATGGATGTAAGGAGCGATCGTAATTGGATGCATTGGATATCTTAACAGATCTTGAAAATGTACTGCCTTTTTTTCAACCGATATTCAGTGCGGATGAACACCAGGTTATTGGTTATGAAGTATTAGGAAGGTACTATAATGGCTCGGAATACATAAGTCTTGGTCCGTTTTTCCATGACTCAAATATTCCCGAAGAATACCGAACGGAAGTTGACCAAGTGGTATTAAAAAAAGCGCTAGATCGTTTTCTAGAGGTTGATGAACACCTCTTAATCTTTATTAACAGAGATGCGGATTTGTTGATGAAGGGAGCAGATGATCCTTTTCTAGAAGTTCTGCACGAATACGAAGAGCTTGGGTTGTCGCTAAATAGATATGTGCTCGAAATTTCAGAAGCTAATTATAAAGGTGAGCTAGATCAACTAGATCATTTTCTTAATTATTTAAAGACGTTAGGAATAAAAATTGCAATAGATAAACTTGGACATGAAAGCAGTCACTTGGATCGAATTGGTCAGCTATCTCCTAATATTTTGAAAGTGGACTTGCGTGCCCTTCGTTCTAACCGTGCTTCGCAAGGGTTTCAAGATATCTTGTACTCACTTTCTCTATTAGCACGAAAAATTGGTGCAACTTTACTCTTTGAAAACATTGAAATGGTCTACCAACTACAATTTGCTTGGAAAAATGGAGGAAGATACTATCAAGGATTTTACTTGCATAAACCAGCAAAAGATTTTGTGGATCGCAACATTTTAAAAGATAAACTAAAGGAAGAATTTCACCGTTTTATTGCTTTCGAGAAAAAACGTATTGAAACCTTACATCAAATCACAGAATCTTTTCAAATCCGAATGCAGGATTTGGTTTCCAAATATAAAAAGCAAGAAAAGTATGAGGAATTTTTAGGATCCTTAACGAAGGAATTAGATTCAATCGCTTTTCGCTTATACATATGTGATGAAGATGGGTTCCAAGTTTCACCGAACTTATTTAAAGGGGATAACGAATGGGTTAGCCAAGTTGAATATATGAATAAAAACTGGAGCTGGAGACCATATTTCTTAGAAAATATTCATAAAATGCGCTTAGAGAAAAAAGGCATTTTATCGGATGTATACAGCGATATCGAAATCGGTGATAACATTCGAACCTTCTCTTACCCGTTGAGTGCAAAGCATTACCTATTTATTGACCTTTCGTATGCTTTTCTATATGACAATGACGGTTTGTTATAATTTGCCCTAATCATAAAAAGAATAAACGAGGACTATTGTGGAATCGTATAGATATGACAAAATATAAAGGAGGAGTTCTCCTTGAGTACCTATATGTCAATCCTATTATTTATTTCCATGGGTGTCCTCGTTTTTTCATTGGGGTATACATTAGCCGTAACAAGAAGACCAAAGCAATTAAAACCAGAAGCAGACACACCTCTTCCGACAAAGGTCCAATCGCATATCTATTTGCGAAACCCTATTTTTCTAACATATGGGATATTCTTCTTGCTGGTGATTCTCATTATTTTATTTTATAACTTATCGTAAAAACCTCTTGCTAGAGGTTTTTTTTTTGTAAAATCATTTTTTGTAAATGTGTAGGTATTTTTCCTTATTTTTTCGCCTTTTTCTTCATAAATTGTTATATCGGTTGTCATAAAGGGTAACTTCATCAATATAAATGTCAGATTAGCACGTTATTTTACGAACGAATGCGTGCATCAAGGAATTGAATTGTTGTTAAAATGAAAATTATTACGAGGAAAGGAAAGTGAGCTTATGGGTCGAAACAAACGTATGCTATTATTGGTATTTTCCATTCTATTCTTTTTTCCTTTAATTGGACAAGCTGCCCCTGTTAC from Robertmurraya sp. FSL R5-0851 includes the following:
- a CDS encoding C39 family peptidase, with protein sequence MSIPFSTFAQSNALLDVPLIHQNPELRYGCEVTSLAMMLQFAGVNTNKMDLYNKIKKDNDPLVKQNGDIIRWGDPDVGFVGDMTGRKAGYAVFDGPMIDLINTYLPGKAVNLTNRPFHEIEAHVAKGFPVVVWTTGDYRLPDRPESWMHGNKKIVTPLDLHAVVLVGYDPSFVYLNDPLSGRKQVKVNKQQFLQSWNALKNRAVSYQ
- a CDS encoding EAL domain-containing protein; the protein is MDALDILTDLENVLPFFQPIFSADEHQVIGYEVLGRYYNGSEYISLGPFFHDSNIPEEYRTEVDQVVLKKALDRFLEVDEHLLIFINRDADLLMKGADDPFLEVLHEYEELGLSLNRYVLEISEANYKGELDQLDHFLNYLKTLGIKIAIDKLGHESSHLDRIGQLSPNILKVDLRALRSNRASQGFQDILYSLSLLARKIGATLLFENIEMVYQLQFAWKNGGRYYQGFYLHKPAKDFVDRNILKDKLKEEFHRFIAFEKKRIETLHQITESFQIRMQDLVSKYKKQEKYEEFLGSLTKELDSIAFRLYICDEDGFQVSPNLFKGDNEWVSQVEYMNKNWSWRPYFLENIHKMRLEKKGILSDVYSDIEIGDNIRTFSYPLSAKHYLFIDLSYAFLYDNDGLL